One region of Terriglobia bacterium genomic DNA includes:
- a CDS encoding aldehyde dehydrogenase family protein has translation MPQIFRNMIAGEWVECASKETFPNINPANTDEVLGNFQASGAEEVNTACAEAAKAQPAWAALPAPRRGEYLFKAAELLESRLDKVAEDMTREEGKTLPEAKGEVKRAINIFRYFGGEGARSFSYQIPSERPNVFCYMMRKPLGVVGLITPWNFPSAIPAWKMAPALVAGNTVVIKPASLAPLSPYRLVEALVEAGIPGGVVNYVTGSGSGAGNALVEHPAIRGISFTGSCDVGNRLHEKLAGRKVRIQLEMGGKNPTIVLKDTDLDYAAEILVNGAFFSTGQKCTACSRAIIEKDIYKPLVEKLVAKTKALKVGNGVEPGIQMGPAVDERQLETDLKYIEIAKKEGAKLLCGGKRLTGGIYDKGFFVEPTIFDEVKPEMRIAQEEVFGPVLGLMAAEDFEDAMRVANGVPFGLSASIVSRDLTRVHQFINGIEVGLITINLPTAGVEYQLPFGGTKESSFGMREQGPLALDFYTESRTVYLKYTQ, from the coding sequence ATGCCGCAAATTTTTCGAAACATGATCGCCGGCGAGTGGGTTGAATGCGCTTCAAAGGAAACTTTTCCCAACATTAATCCTGCCAACACGGACGAAGTACTCGGGAACTTTCAGGCTTCCGGCGCCGAAGAAGTGAACACCGCCTGCGCCGAGGCGGCAAAGGCGCAGCCGGCATGGGCTGCACTGCCAGCCCCGCGCCGCGGCGAATACCTCTTCAAGGCCGCCGAGCTGCTGGAGTCCCGCCTCGACAAGGTTGCTGAAGACATGACCCGCGAGGAAGGCAAAACCCTGCCCGAAGCCAAGGGTGAAGTCAAACGCGCCATCAATATTTTCCGATATTTCGGTGGCGAGGGTGCGCGGTCATTCAGTTACCAGATTCCTTCCGAGCGCCCAAACGTTTTCTGCTACATGATGCGCAAGCCGCTCGGAGTGGTGGGACTGATCACGCCATGGAATTTTCCCAGTGCAATTCCTGCGTGGAAAATGGCCCCCGCGCTGGTTGCGGGCAACACAGTGGTGATCAAGCCCGCGTCGCTGGCGCCCCTCAGCCCCTACCGCCTGGTGGAGGCGCTGGTTGAAGCCGGAATACCCGGCGGCGTAGTCAATTACGTCACCGGAAGCGGCAGCGGAGCCGGTAACGCGCTGGTGGAACATCCTGCCATCCGCGGCATCTCGTTTACCGGCTCGTGCGATGTGGGCAATCGCCTGCACGAGAAACTGGCTGGGCGAAAGGTGCGAATTCAGCTTGAAATGGGCGGCAAGAATCCAACCATTGTCCTGAAGGACACGGATCTCGATTACGCCGCGGAGATTCTGGTGAATGGCGCCTTCTTCTCCACCGGGCAGAAATGCACCGCCTGCAGCCGGGCCATCATCGAAAAAGATATTTACAAGCCGCTGGTGGAAAAGCTCGTCGCGAAGACGAAAGCGTTGAAAGTAGGTAACGGAGTTGAGCCGGGAATCCAGATGGGGCCTGCGGTTGACGAGAGGCAGCTCGAGACCGATCTGAAGTATATTGAAATCGCCAAAAAAGAGGGCGCCAAACTACTTTGCGGCGGGAAGCGCCTGACGGGCGGGATTTATGACAAAGGCTTCTTTGTCGAGCCGACGATTTTCGACGAGGTCAAGCCGGAGATGCGCATTGCCCAGGAAGAAGTCTTCGGGCCGGTGCTGGGGTTGATGGCGGCTGAGGATTTTGAAGACGCCATGCGCGTGGCCAACGGAGTGCCGTTCGGACTTTCCGCCTCCATTGTTTCGCGAGACCTGACGCGGGTGCATCAGTTTATCAACGGCATCGAGGTGGGCCTGATCACCATCAACCTGCCGACGGCGGGAGTGGAATATCAGCTTCCCTTTGGCGGCACGAAGGAATCGAGTTTTGGCATGCGCGAGCAGGGGCCATTGGCGCTTGATTTCTATACAGAATCGCGCACGGTTTATTTGAAGTATACGCAATAG
- a CDS encoding tetratricopeptide repeat protein, whose protein sequence is MKIETIVTAVIFLSVGFLAGFIYKSQRQVNIPAPAVAAAAQGAESGPAAAMGMGGNANVDPATGLPAGHPPLEVAQIIQSYEQRARQNPQDAGIPLQLANYLYDKKYFNLAVEWYERSLKLNANEINAWTDLGTCYFYTGQARQAIAEYNKSLALDPNHQPTIFNLIVVNLEGTHDLRTAAKYWNELNRQNPNYPGLGEIKAKLDAAMAGPGSAMAR, encoded by the coding sequence GTGAAAATCGAAACGATTGTGACGGCTGTTATTTTCTTAAGCGTCGGATTTCTGGCAGGATTCATCTACAAGTCCCAGCGGCAGGTTAATATTCCGGCGCCGGCCGTTGCCGCGGCTGCGCAAGGCGCGGAATCGGGTCCAGCCGCTGCAATGGGCATGGGCGGAAACGCGAATGTTGATCCGGCAACGGGCCTTCCCGCGGGGCACCCGCCGCTCGAAGTCGCGCAAATTATCCAGAGTTACGAACAACGAGCCAGGCAGAATCCGCAGGATGCCGGAATCCCGTTGCAACTGGCAAACTACCTTTATGACAAAAAATATTTCAACCTAGCGGTCGAGTGGTACGAGCGTTCGCTGAAGTTGAACGCTAATGAGATTAACGCGTGGACGGACCTGGGAACCTGCTACTTTTACACCGGCCAGGCCCGGCAGGCCATCGCGGAATACAACAAATCTCTTGCGCTCGACCCGAATCACCAGCCGACCATATTCAACCTCATCGTTGTGAACCTTGAGGGCACTCACGACTTGCGGACCGCCGCCAAATATTGGAATGAACTCAACCGGCAGAACCCGAATTATCCTGGGCTTGGGGAAATCAAGGCAAAATTGGATGCAGCGATGGCGGGCCCAGGCTCTGCCATGGCCCGTTAG